One segment of Nostoc piscinale CENA21 DNA contains the following:
- a CDS encoding DUF2243 domain-containing protein, translating to MVTKSEPLYQQQPLVVAGITIGLGLGGFVDGILLHQILQWHHMLSSVKPLTNDSNIDLNMVWDGLFHVLDFVLTVTGIILLWRAGKRDDVDWSSSTFFGSILIGAGLFDVIEGIIDHQILGIHHVKPGSNQLAWDLGFILFGALLVLIGWIMLQKSKKSY from the coding sequence ATTGTGACTAAAAGTGAACCTCTGTATCAACAGCAACCACTAGTTGTTGCAGGAATTACTATAGGTCTTGGCTTAGGTGGCTTTGTTGACGGAATTTTATTGCATCAAATTCTGCAATGGCATCACATGCTTAGTAGTGTTAAGCCTTTGACTAACGACTCAAATATAGATTTAAACATGGTCTGGGATGGATTATTTCATGTCTTAGACTTTGTGTTGACTGTGACAGGAATTATCTTGTTATGGCGTGCTGGCAAGCGTGATGATGTTGATTGGTCTTCATCCACCTTTTTTGGCTCTATACTCATCGGTGCGGGATTATTTGACGTAATTGAAGGCATAATTGACCATCAAATTCTCGGTATCCATCATGTGAAACCAGGATCAAATCAGTTAGCTTGGGATTTAGGATTCATATTATTTGGTGCGCTGCTTGTATTAATTGGCTGGATAATGCTACAAAAGAGCAAAAAAAGTTACTAG
- a CDS encoding phosphoadenylyl-sulfate reductase, translating into MVAAHTDLNIAALEAEYSQKSPREILKFALDTFDNMAISFSGAEDVVLIDIASKITKNFRVFTLDTGRLHPETYQLLDKVREHYGIKLEVMFPDAAEVQALVEEKGLFSFYQDGHKECCAIRKVRPLRRKLNTLDAWATGQRKDQSPSTRNHIPVIEVDTAFSTEDHQLIKFNPLANWSSAQVWEYIRALDVPYNKLHERGFISIGCEPCTRPVLPNQHEREGRWWWEESTAKECGLHVGNLQK; encoded by the coding sequence ATGGTAGCCGCCCATACGGATTTAAATATTGCAGCTTTAGAAGCAGAATATAGCCAAAAATCACCGAGAGAAATTCTCAAATTTGCCTTGGACACTTTTGACAACATGGCAATTTCTTTCAGTGGTGCTGAAGATGTTGTATTGATTGATATTGCTTCTAAAATCACCAAAAACTTCCGAGTTTTTACCCTCGATACCGGGCGCTTGCACCCAGAAACATATCAGTTGTTAGATAAAGTCAGAGAACATTATGGCATTAAGCTAGAAGTTATGTTCCCTGATGCCGCAGAAGTCCAAGCTTTGGTAGAAGAAAAAGGATTGTTCAGCTTTTATCAAGATGGTCACAAAGAATGCTGTGCTATCCGCAAAGTTAGACCACTGCGTCGCAAGCTAAATACTCTCGATGCTTGGGCGACAGGACAGCGTAAAGACCAAAGTCCCAGCACCCGCAATCATATTCCCGTCATTGAAGTTGATACCGCATTTTCCACAGAAGACCATCAGTTAATTAAGTTCAACCCCTTAGCTAACTGGTCTTCTGCACAGGTATGGGAATATATTCGCGCTTTAGATGTACCTTACAACAAATTACACGAACGCGGTTTTATTAGTATTGGTTGCGAACCTTGCACCAGACCCGTTCTTCCAAATCAGCACGAACGCGAAGGCCGTTGGTGGTGGGAAGAATCTACTGCTAAAGAGTGTGGTCTGCATGTAGGGAACTTACAAAAATAG
- a CDS encoding DUF4350 domain-containing protein — protein sequence MKKSNRVAWIGAIALAVIIILSFFAAPNTKIYSGSTYSRSPDGYGAWYAYMQQQGITIQRWQKPLEDFQPEKNASYPTASYEFS from the coding sequence ATGAAAAAATCAAATCGTGTTGCTTGGATAGGAGCGATCGCACTTGCTGTCATTATTATACTCAGTTTCTTTGCTGCTCCTAATACAAAAATTTACAGTGGATCAACTTATAGTCGGTCTCCTGATGGCTATGGTGCTTGGTATGCTTATATGCAGCAGCAGGGTATTACTATCCAGCGTTGGCAAAAGCCTTTAGAAGATTTTCAACCAGAAAAAAACGCCAGTTACCCTACTGCGAGTTATGAGTTCTCTTAG
- a CDS encoding tetratricopeptide repeat protein encodes MKLRLWEQKRVKEKQALAMVVLTVLSAITLVSCNRDKNVLVTEIGFNPPSRRTIKTSQAGALYLQGQNQHLKGDLQAAIASYTKAINLNPDYSAAYKGRGLAYFDTGDKQKAIDDYNEALRLSPNDAEAYNSRGNARASLGDNRGAIADYTQAVKLSPNYAEAYNNRANARAAIGERDGSLEDYDQAIILNPRYAIAYNNRGNARAAQGDKQGAIADYNEAIRLNPNFAPAYNNRGNARAAQGDKQGAMKDLEQAATILQRQGNNDLYQQVMNNMQELGQ; translated from the coding sequence ATGAAGCTGCGGTTATGGGAGCAAAAGCGGGTGAAGGAAAAACAAGCATTGGCTATGGTTGTGCTGACTGTGTTGAGTGCAATTACCCTTGTCTCTTGCAATCGAGATAAGAATGTTTTGGTGACAGAAATCGGCTTCAATCCTCCTAGCCGCCGTACTATTAAAACTTCACAAGCTGGGGCGCTGTATCTTCAAGGACAAAATCAGCACCTCAAAGGCGACTTACAAGCAGCGATCGCATCTTATACTAAAGCCATCAACCTCAACCCTGACTATAGTGCAGCTTATAAGGGGCGGGGACTGGCTTATTTTGATACAGGAGACAAACAAAAAGCCATTGATGATTATAATGAAGCCTTGCGCCTGTCTCCCAACGATGCCGAAGCTTATAACAGTCGGGGAAACGCCCGCGCTTCCTTGGGAGATAATCGAGGTGCGATCGCAGATTATACCCAAGCCGTTAAACTCTCACCCAACTATGCCGAAGCTTATAATAACCGCGCCAATGCCCGTGCAGCCATCGGTGAGAGAGATGGTTCACTAGAAGATTACGACCAAGCAATTATTCTCAATCCGCGTTATGCGATTGCTTACAATAACCGGGGTAACGCTAGGGCTGCTCAAGGAGATAAACAAGGAGCCATAGCCGACTACAACGAAGCTATACGCCTAAATCCCAACTTTGCACCAGCTTATAACAATCGCGGGAACGCCCGCGCCGCCCAAGGTGACAAACAAGGCGCAATGAAAGATTTAGAACAAGCCGCCACCATTTTGCAACGTCAAGGTAATAACGACTTGTATCAACAAGTCATGAATAATATGCAGGAACTTGGACAGTAG
- a CDS encoding TRADD-N-associated membrane domain-containing protein — protein MLNQCLYANTPQVDHYTKIELEVLNEHLRQARQTFNLCLIASCTFLCISTVGTLLILYGKTSEGTVITATGVFSTTFMIYMNRLSSYKMKEIIRTLEKLNRTRK, from the coding sequence ATGCTCAATCAGTGTCTATATGCGAACACGCCTCAAGTTGACCACTATACAAAAATTGAGTTAGAAGTGTTAAATGAGCATTTACGTCAGGCAAGACAAACATTTAACCTGTGCTTAATTGCTAGTTGTACTTTTCTTTGTATTAGTACAGTTGGTACTCTACTAATCTTATATGGGAAGACAAGCGAAGGGACTGTAATCACTGCAACAGGTGTTTTTTCTACCACTTTCATGATATACATGAATCGCCTGTCTAGTTATAAGATGAAAGAAATTATCCGGACATTAGAAAAGCTCAATCGCACCAGAAAATAG
- a CDS encoding helix-turn-helix transcriptional regulator, producing the protein MSRHLERLLQLDSLLRTRQRPTTVSLAQELEVSERTIRNDLAFLKDRFHAPLEYSHKLGHHYTESEWRLPSIPLSKGELFALTVGARMLEAYAGSPYALQLRSAIARLSERLPETIWVNVQQLAQEHILFNAGAEIDLDPDIWHKIEDACSLRKRVMMTYYTASRDDISERKLDPYLLHVYRGTNLYLIGYCHNRQKFLWFRVDRIRKLEILQEYFTPDPQFNAKEYIGNVFQHEVGDKQLDVKIWFDAKTAPYIRERRWHYTQEIEQHSDGSLTLKMCVRGINDLKRWVMWYGKGAVVKSPPELVELVRQEVEAMSNNYAVKTI; encoded by the coding sequence ATGTCTCGTCATCTAGAAAGATTATTACAACTAGATTCTCTGTTAAGAACTAGGCAACGTCCAACAACTGTTAGTCTTGCTCAAGAGTTAGAGGTGAGTGAACGGACAATTCGTAATGATTTGGCTTTTTTAAAAGATCGCTTTCATGCTCCTTTGGAGTATAGCCATAAATTAGGACATCACTATACTGAATCAGAATGGCGATTGCCGAGTATTCCTTTATCTAAAGGCGAACTATTTGCCTTGACTGTGGGAGCCAGAATGCTAGAGGCCTACGCTGGTTCGCCTTATGCTTTACAGTTACGGAGTGCGATCGCACGATTGAGTGAACGCCTGCCAGAAACAATCTGGGTAAATGTTCAACAACTAGCGCAGGAACATATTCTATTTAATGCTGGTGCAGAAATTGACTTAGACCCGGATATTTGGCACAAAATAGAAGACGCTTGCAGTTTACGGAAAAGGGTAATGATGACCTACTATACTGCGAGTCGTGATGATATTTCTGAACGCAAGCTTGACCCTTACCTATTACACGTTTATCGTGGTACTAATCTATACTTAATCGGCTACTGCCATAATCGCCAAAAGTTTCTTTGGTTCAGAGTAGACCGAATTAGAAAGTTAGAAATATTACAAGAATACTTTACTCCCGATCCTCAATTTAATGCCAAGGAGTACATCGGGAATGTATTTCAGCATGAAGTAGGAGATAAGCAGCTTGACGTGAAAATTTGGTTTGATGCTAAAACTGCACCGTATATCCGCGAACGCCGTTGGCATTATACCCAGGAAATTGAGCAGCATTCCGATGGTTCGCTGACTTTGAAAATGTGTGTACGCGGCATTAACGACTTGAAGCGGTGGGTGATGTGGTACGGCAAAGGTGCAGTTGTAAAGAGTCCGCCTGAGTTGGTGGAGTTGGTGCGGCAAGAAGTCGAAGCGATGAGTAATAATTACGCTGTAAAAACAATTTAA
- a CDS encoding class I SAM-dependent methyltransferase: protein MTDPLPLNEYKQQIADTYSRRSPTYDQSDWHLQIAHRLVEYAQLHPGDQVLDIATGTAMAAIAAAQVVGAGGKVIGIDISPGMLEQARRKVEELGLTNIEFLLADAESLNFPVNSFDCILCSSALIWMENVAGALQHWHQFLKPGGLIGFHAFADTSFIGVVVVQKIVEKYGISLHFSKPTSTAAKCHDLLKISGYDCIEIKSEQYISYVSLEQAKQMWSGNEYLAPGQFPNPLLQLSTEQIEAVKSEFELELSALETEKGIRNDITVFFTFGRKPVN from the coding sequence ATGACCGATCCACTCCCATTAAATGAATATAAGCAACAAATCGCCGACACCTATAGTCGCAGAAGTCCAACTTATGATCAAAGCGATTGGCATTTACAAATTGCTCATCGTTTGGTGGAATATGCACAACTGCATCCAGGAGATCAGGTATTAGATATTGCAACTGGTACGGCGATGGCTGCAATTGCGGCGGCTCAAGTTGTAGGCGCTGGTGGTAAGGTGATTGGTATAGATATTTCGCCGGGAATGCTGGAACAAGCAAGACGCAAGGTGGAAGAATTAGGACTAACAAATATTGAATTTCTATTAGCAGATGCAGAATCACTCAACTTTCCAGTTAACAGTTTTGACTGCATCTTATGTTCTTCGGCATTAATTTGGATGGAAAATGTTGCAGGTGCATTACAGCATTGGCATCAATTTTTAAAACCTGGAGGTTTAATTGGGTTTCATGCCTTTGCAGATACATCTTTTATTGGTGTTGTTGTTGTGCAGAAAATCGTGGAAAAGTACGGTATTTCACTTCATTTCAGTAAGCCTACAAGTACAGCAGCTAAGTGCCATGATTTGCTAAAAATATCCGGTTATGACTGCATTGAAATCAAATCTGAGCAATACATTAGCTATGTCAGTTTAGAACAAGCAAAACAGATGTGGTCAGGTAATGAGTATCTAGCACCGGGTCAATTTCCGAATCCTTTATTGCAGTTATCAACTGAACAAATAGAGGCAGTTAAATCTGAATTTGAATTAGAATTATCTGCATTAGAAACTGAAAAAGGCATTAGGAATGATATCACTGTATTTTTTACTTTTGGACGTAAACCAGTAAATTAA
- the cydB gene encoding cytochrome d ubiquinol oxidase subunit II: METLKYFLPQVWFVILALFLFLYVMLDGFDLGVGILSLTSSDEERRGILMTSLSNIWDANETWLVLMGGGLFGAFPLAYGTILNALYIPILVMVFGFIFRGVAFEFRELSRRKLFWNFAFGAGSFIAALGQGFALGAVLKGINVDETGHFIGSTWDWLSLPSVLVALTLIQGYVLIGSTYLVWKTTGELQETHYKTAKIAALTTLIGAIAITISTPIIYESARYRLFQQPLVYIFTLIPVLGVWLIWQLLQSLNRKEERAPFVWTILLFVLSFIGLGLIIFPYIIPTKITIYEASADPSSLVIMIIFIGFLIPVMLFYNLYQYIVFRGKVTGGGYEE; this comes from the coding sequence ATGGAAACGCTGAAGTATTTTTTACCGCAAGTTTGGTTTGTCATTTTAGCTTTATTTTTATTCTTGTACGTGATGCTAGATGGCTTTGATTTAGGAGTGGGAATTTTATCTTTGACTTCTTCTGATGAAGAACGCCGAGGAATTTTGATGACTAGCTTAAGCAATATTTGGGATGCGAATGAAACTTGGCTAGTGTTGATGGGAGGGGGATTATTTGGAGCTTTTCCTTTGGCTTACGGCACGATTTTAAATGCTTTATATATTCCGATTTTGGTGATGGTATTTGGCTTTATTTTTCGGGGTGTAGCATTTGAATTTCGAGAATTATCCAGACGCAAATTATTTTGGAATTTTGCTTTTGGTGCGGGAAGTTTTATCGCTGCACTTGGTCAAGGTTTTGCTCTTGGTGCTGTACTCAAAGGTATTAATGTTGATGAGACGGGACATTTTATTGGTAGCACTTGGGATTGGTTGAGTTTGCCATCTGTGTTAGTAGCTTTAACTTTAATTCAAGGATATGTTTTGATTGGTTCAACTTATCTTGTGTGGAAAACCACAGGAGAGTTGCAAGAAACACATTATAAAACTGCCAAAATAGCAGCGTTGACAACATTAATTGGTGCGATCGCCATTACAATTAGCACACCGATAATTTATGAAAGTGCTAGATATCGCTTATTTCAACAGCCTTTAGTTTATATATTTACGCTGATTCCTGTATTGGGAGTTTGGCTAATTTGGCAGCTTTTACAAAGTCTCAACCGCAAAGAAGAACGCGCACCTTTTGTTTGGACAATTCTGTTATTTGTGTTGTCTTTTATTGGACTGGGATTAATTATCTTCCCCTACATTATCCCGACAAAAATCACGATTTACGAAGCATCGGCTGACCCTAGTTCTTTGGTAATTATGATTATTTTCATCGGTTTCCTTATCCCAGTGATGTTGTTTTATAACCTTTATCAATACATTGTGTTCCGGGGTAAGGTGACTGGTGGCGGCTATGAGGAATAA
- a CDS encoding DUF4129 domain-containing protein: protein MSTDGFEKTSWSWQLSQFQQQIGELIEYQFDRFQNSLPNLSPDWKISPWLSNLLVLLFWLILALFFAFVLWRLWQEFSPYIYAWLSVGNNNANAGANHGDHDLSVALWLERSQSLYRQGNYREACRCLYLAILQHLHDTKLIPHKFSRTDGEYLQVLRSTVTPVQPYETLITTHEQLCFGNAEISPENYQQCQQAYQEIINQQHNSALST, encoded by the coding sequence ATGTCTACTGATGGCTTTGAAAAAACTAGCTGGAGTTGGCAGTTATCTCAATTTCAGCAACAAATTGGAGAATTGATAGAATACCAATTTGACCGCTTTCAAAATTCTTTACCAAACTTATCACCAGACTGGAAGATTAGTCCTTGGTTAAGTAATTTGCTAGTCTTGTTATTTTGGTTGATACTTGCGTTATTTTTTGCTTTTGTGCTTTGGCGTTTATGGCAAGAATTCAGTCCATACATATATGCTTGGTTATCTGTGGGCAATAATAATGCGAATGCTGGAGCTAATCATGGCGATCATGATTTATCTGTAGCATTATGGCTGGAGCGATCGCAATCACTTTACCGCCAAGGTAATTACCGTGAAGCTTGTCGTTGTCTGTACTTGGCAATCTTACAACATCTGCATGATACTAAACTCATTCCCCATAAATTTAGCCGCACAGATGGCGAATATTTGCAGGTTTTACGCTCAACTGTCACCCCAGTTCAACCTTACGAGACCTTGATTACTACCCACGAACAATTATGTTTTGGCAATGCTGAGATATCGCCAGAAAATTATCAACAATGCCAGCAAGCCTATCAAGAAATTATTAATCAACAACACAACTCAGCACTCAGCACTTAA
- a CDS encoding DUF4350 domain-containing protein, translating to MSSLREEDLLFDEQEWLAKGNNLVILGFKKPVTQAKFNSLQNSAFGDVKIATKRRNIKVEKQSISLGDRFGAIVWEKKSDKGKVIFSATPYLAANAYQDNLNNFQYLASLVNQKNNKLFVDEYIHGYKDADIKESEGEGSIFKYFAKTPLFPALIQVGVLLLVLIWAKNQRFGKPIALETPVIDNSQAYIQALAAVLQKAESSDFVVEMVGKEEQIQLQKSLGLGTIPLERQALLQVWQEKTGQSSTELDAVLKLSTRKQRISERELLNWLAKWRTLKEVKK from the coding sequence ATGAGTTCTCTTAGAGAAGAAGATTTATTATTTGATGAACAGGAATGGTTAGCGAAAGGCAATAATTTAGTAATTTTAGGTTTCAAGAAACCTGTAACACAAGCTAAATTTAACTCTCTGCAAAATTCAGCTTTTGGTGATGTCAAAATTGCCACAAAAAGACGTAATATCAAAGTAGAAAAACAAAGTATATCTTTAGGCGATCGCTTTGGGGCTATTGTTTGGGAAAAAAAATCTGATAAAGGTAAAGTAATTTTTTCAGCTACCCCCTATTTAGCTGCCAATGCCTATCAAGATAATTTAAATAACTTTCAATATCTTGCCAGTTTAGTCAACCAAAAAAACAATAAATTATTTGTAGACGAATACATTCACGGTTACAAAGATGCTGATATTAAAGAAAGTGAAGGGGAAGGTAGCATATTCAAATATTTTGCTAAAACACCTCTGTTCCCTGCACTGATTCAAGTAGGAGTTTTACTATTAGTGTTAATTTGGGCAAAAAATCAACGCTTTGGTAAACCAATAGCCTTAGAAACTCCAGTAATAGATAACAGCCAAGCATATATCCAAGCACTAGCAGCAGTATTACAAAAAGCCGAATCTAGCGATTTTGTTGTAGAAATGGTGGGTAAAGAAGAACAAATACAACTACAAAAATCTTTAGGATTAGGCACAATACCTCTAGAACGCCAAGCATTATTACAAGTGTGGCAAGAAAAAACAGGTCAAAGTTCCACCGAACTCGATGCAGTATTAAAATTATCTACCCGAAAACAGCGCATCAGTGAGCGAGAACTTTTAAACTGGTTGGCAAAATGGCGCACCCTGAAGGAAGTGAAAAAATAA
- a CDS encoding cytochrome ubiquinol oxidase subunit I: MEFLSDSVVLSRMQFALTAIFHILWPVLTTGMGIYLVIVEGLWLKTRNPDYYLHARFWSKFYVLNFGIGVATGIPMEFQFGTNWAPFSEAVGNFFGSVIGFEASWAFMLEAAFLGIMLFGWERVNPAVHYLSTILVAVGANLSTLWILTANSWMQTPAGGEMVNGKFVVNDYFQAMFNPFMANSVLHMFFATLETSLFVIGGISAWYILQKRHPEFFAKSLKIVLAAAIAVAPLQIYIGHLSGEQVYHYQPTKLAAMEAQWESTPAGQPADWSLLAIPNEKAQKNDWEITIPNALGYILEFKQNLSEPVRGLKEWKPEDRPHLVGLIYYAFRVMIAIGFFFAGLMLLTTVQWLRGKLVAKNITQQRWLMLAWVFAAPLGYIAVESGWIVRCVGRQPWTLYGQIRTVDSASRLPASNVLTSLTAFAVVYSLLFIAAMYFGSRIIRRGPNLNLPIPGTEITKPAVDTTPGEFMPDERPVEAQQ; encoded by the coding sequence ATGGAATTTTTATCCGATTCAGTGGTGCTATCACGGATGCAGTTTGCGCTGACAGCGATTTTTCATATACTTTGGCCTGTTCTGACAACGGGGATGGGGATTTATCTTGTCATCGTTGAGGGACTATGGCTGAAAACTCGCAATCCTGATTATTACCTTCATGCACGCTTTTGGTCGAAGTTTTACGTCCTCAACTTTGGTATTGGGGTAGCCACTGGTATTCCAATGGAATTTCAGTTTGGGACTAACTGGGCTCCTTTTTCGGAAGCTGTGGGGAATTTTTTTGGTAGTGTGATTGGTTTTGAAGCTTCTTGGGCGTTTATGCTAGAAGCTGCTTTTTTAGGAATTATGTTATTTGGTTGGGAGCGTGTCAATCCTGCGGTTCACTATCTCTCGACAATTTTGGTGGCTGTGGGTGCGAACCTGTCAACTTTGTGGATTTTGACGGCAAATTCTTGGATGCAAACACCAGCCGGCGGAGAGATGGTGAATGGCAAGTTTGTGGTCAATGATTACTTTCAGGCGATGTTCAATCCTTTTATGGCTAACAGTGTGCTGCACATGTTTTTTGCCACGCTGGAGACTTCGCTGTTTGTCATTGGTGGAATTAGTGCTTGGTACATTTTGCAAAAACGCCATCCAGAGTTTTTTGCCAAGTCTTTAAAGATAGTTTTAGCAGCTGCGATCGCAGTTGCTCCATTACAAATATATATTGGTCACTTGAGTGGCGAACAAGTTTATCATTATCAACCAACAAAACTCGCCGCAATGGAAGCACAGTGGGAAAGTACACCCGCCGGACAACCTGCTGACTGGAGTTTATTAGCAATACCGAATGAAAAAGCGCAGAAAAATGATTGGGAAATTACCATTCCCAACGCTTTGGGTTACATTCTGGAATTTAAACAAAATCTTTCTGAACCTGTGCGTGGTTTGAAGGAGTGGAAACCAGAGGATCGTCCCCATTTGGTAGGTTTAATTTACTATGCTTTCCGGGTGATGATTGCCATTGGCTTTTTCTTTGCTGGATTAATGCTGCTCACTACAGTGCAGTGGTTACGTGGTAAACTTGTAGCCAAAAATATTACTCAGCAACGTTGGCTGATGTTGGCTTGGGTATTTGCCGCCCCTTTAGGATACATTGCTGTGGAGTCAGGCTGGATTGTGCGCTGCGTGGGAAGACAGCCTTGGACACTTTATGGACAAATTCGCACAGTTGATTCAGCTTCACGTTTACCTGCAAGTAATGTGTTAACTTCACTCACAGCTTTTGCAGTAGTTTACAGTTTATTATTTATCGCCGCGATGTATTTTGGTAGTCGCATCATTCGCCGAGGGCCAAATCTCAATTTACCAATTCCCGGTACAGAAATTACCAAACCTGCTGTCGATACAACTCCGGGTGAATTTATGCCAGATGAACGTCCTGTGGAAGCACAACAATAA
- a CDS encoding bifunctional metallophosphatase/5'-nucleotidase produces the protein MKILSPGCSIVLQILATLTFATPVFAEIVNINLLQLNDIYEITPVEGGTRGGLARVATVRKQLRQANPRTYTILAGDFLSPSALGTAKINGTPLAGQQIVAVLNALGLDYATFGNHEFDIPENSFYQRLQESRFWWFSGNVSDSKGQPFKNVPRSIVFNVKGDRGAVVRFGLIGVTLDSNKANYVSYTDPLMVAKQQVAALKGKVDILVAVTHLPIQSDRILAETIPEIDLILGGHEHENIQQWRGRDFTPIFKADANARTIYIHQLRYDTKKRSLQINSRLMPITDKIPEEPKTAQVVKQWLDKGFAAFRANGFEPNQEVAKISHPLDGLESSVRNKSTELTKLIAEAMLQEVPNADLAIFNGGSIRVDDVIPPGSITQYDVIRILPFGGKVVAVEMKGELLKKSPSERSRK, from the coding sequence ATGAAAATTCTATCGCCAGGGTGCAGTATAGTTTTACAGATATTAGCCACACTTACTTTCGCAACTCCGGTATTTGCCGAAATTGTCAATATTAATTTATTGCAACTGAATGACATCTACGAAATTACGCCAGTAGAGGGGGGAACTCGTGGTGGTTTGGCGCGTGTTGCTACAGTCAGAAAACAACTGCGTCAAGCAAACCCACGCACCTATACAATTTTGGCTGGAGATTTTTTAAGTCCTTCGGCTTTGGGAACTGCCAAAATTAACGGTACACCTTTAGCTGGACAGCAGATAGTAGCTGTACTCAATGCTTTAGGTTTGGACTATGCAACCTTTGGTAATCATGAATTTGATATACCAGAAAATTCATTTTATCAACGATTGCAAGAATCGCGGTTTTGGTGGTTTTCTGGGAATGTATCAGATAGTAAAGGTCAACCTTTCAAAAATGTTCCCAGGTCGATAGTATTTAATGTGAAAGGCGATCGCGGTGCTGTTGTCAGATTCGGGTTAATTGGTGTTACTCTCGATAGCAATAAAGCCAATTACGTCAGTTACACAGATCCTTTGATGGTAGCCAAACAGCAGGTAGCAGCACTGAAAGGAAAAGTGGATATTTTGGTAGCTGTGACTCATTTACCCATACAGAGCGATCGCATACTTGCAGAAACAATACCAGAAATTGACCTCATCCTCGGCGGTCACGAACATGAAAATATTCAACAATGGCGGGGACGAGACTTTACACCCATTTTTAAAGCCGATGCCAATGCACGTACAATTTATATTCATCAACTACGCTACGACACCAAAAAGCGTAGTCTGCAAATTAACTCTCGTTTAATGCCAATTACCGATAAAATCCCCGAAGAACCAAAAACGGCACAGGTGGTTAAACAATGGCTAGACAAGGGTTTTGCAGCATTTCGCGCCAATGGTTTTGAACCTAATCAAGAAGTGGCTAAAATTTCGCATCCTTTAGATGGCTTAGAATCAAGTGTTCGCAACAAATCTACAGAACTCACCAAGTTAATTGCTGAAGCAATGTTGCAAGAAGTCCCAAACGCAGATTTAGCTATATTTAATGGCGGCTCAATTCGCGTTGATGATGTCATTCCGCCTGGGTCAATTACTCAATATGATGTCATTCGCATCTTGCCTTTTGGTGGTAAAGTCGTAGCTGTAGAAATGAAGGGTGAATTATTAAAAAAAAGTCCTAGCGAAAGGTCAAGAAAATAA